In a single window of the Branchiostoma floridae strain S238N-H82 chromosome 2, Bfl_VNyyK, whole genome shotgun sequence genome:
- the LOC118410055 gene encoding transmembrane protein 200A-like — MMGRGALAGARLASERKKRTLKLQKQGTKKLRRITPKPAKIMVIKGRINLLSPYTICVLLGFCVLTVGVVMCMFAYEYVEVAVRNNNNSSSTAEMDRDRSFLINRALLRDFRLIGPLIVGLGVFTMLCGMTALLEDRDGRTKRIIIREPTDEDFERDVGPVSPTSSSKAYYPDYTRIDRLPKYRLPRFTVGSCPNLRYQPDSPARLNPLRGYMKSMPSPVPVRDLYRFQPLRCIGEAYDLT; from the coding sequence ATGATGGGACGCGGCGCTCTAGCGGGGGCAAGACTCGCCAGCGAGAGGAAGAAAAGAACCTTGAAACTACAGAAGCAAGGGACAAAGAAGCTTCGTCGCATTACACCCAAACCAGCTAAGATCATGGTGATCAAGGGCAGGATCAACCTGCTCTCCCCGTACACCATCTGTGTGCTCCTGGGCTTCTGTGTCCTTACCGTCGGGGTGGTGATGTGCATGTTTGCGTACGAGTACGTGGAAGTCGCCGTGcgtaacaacaacaactcttCCAGCACCGCGGAGATGGACAGAGACCGGTCATTCCTTATAAACCGAGCCTTACTGCGGGACTTTCGGCTCATCGGCCCGCTGATTGTGGGGTTAGGAGTGTTTACAATGCTGTGTGGGATGACTGCTTTACTAGAGGACAGGGATGGGAGAACGAAAAGAATAATCATCCGCGAACCTACGGACGAAGACTTCGAAAGGGATGTAGGACCAGTCTCGCCGACGTCATCTTCTAAAGCATACTACCCGGATTATACAAGAATAGACAGACTCCCAAAATACAGACTTCCGCGGTTTACAGTGGGCTCGTGTCCGAACCTGCGGTACCAGCCCGACTCGCCCGCCCGTCTTAACCCGCTACGGGGGTACATGAAGTCCATGCCGTCCCCCGTGCCGGTACGGGACTTGTACAGGTTTCAGCCTCTGCGATGTATAGGGGAGGCATATGATCTGACTTAA